In a genomic window of Tachysurus vachellii isolate PV-2020 chromosome 13, HZAU_Pvac_v1, whole genome shotgun sequence:
- the ptcd3 gene encoding small ribosomal subunit protein mS39, protein MASSCSHLVRQISKTGRLFNKNLKDPWRWRYFGLSPAFCQEPAVAVSGSEGEIVIPRKKTWSKDAVLQALAATVNRDPTACHYMFQDDSYLTPRTSGEFKLYSLSQESGRNAAKYFINTYPRYFQKDFAEPHIPCLMPETVELQIEEVSEAALVERIRLRKVKAAVDMYDQLVQAGTPVSLDLTNDLLDLICLYGDRDPLREDSPEQRTDEVGEEQDDSKRRKGRPRRASELLTIVWRENNNAQRIFNTMPERNSESYGALIRGMVKYGAFSKAFDTYTDLLNNRLSADVHTFNALIIAAAEVKDKYSDKWDLIIDLLKQMAQQKVKPNLLTFNTVLKVLRRCGSLAKAQAFPVLNEMKALGIGPSLATYDHILGIFYKAATSAQGHTEILQEVLNEMSGKSFTAQDPNDVQFFPNAMRICLDNKDIEQAYRVHSLLEVGDNWQLLGDSYYQSIYYGRFFNLLCMMEHIDVVLKWYKEFIPSLYYPNSQAMKDLLQALDTDNRLDLIPQIWKDIKRMGHDNRMDLLEQILSLMAREKQSSEVQNSFADCALDIKRLYMQTDHVRVPLNWSTNSLSSITSILLAAERIQEAGEMLNIFKTTNRIPSEDLMNEFFACIKTHNDAQKAIELVQISASFCLPITPHLIEKVQQEFELTDEQKVMLSDLESSTLD, encoded by the exons ATGGCGTCCTCCTGTTCGCATCTGGTGCGTCAAATTTCCAAGACTGGACGATTATTCAATAAAAACCTAAAGGATCCATGGCGTTGGAG GTATTTTGGACTCAGTCCTGCTTTTTGTCAAGAACCTGCAGTTGCAGTGTCAG GCTCAGAAGGTGAAATTGTGATTCCAAGGAAGAAAACCTG GAGTAAAGACGCTGTGTTGCAGGCTCTGGCAGCCACCGTGAATAGG gacCCTACGGCCTGTCATTACATGTTTCAGGATGATTCCTACCTCACACCAAGAACATCTGgagagttt AAACTGTATTCTTTGTCCCAGGAATCAGGCAGAAATGCAGCTAAGTATTTCATTAACACATACCCCAGGTACTTCCAGAAGGACTTTGCAGAACCGCATATTCCA TGTTTAATGCCAGAGACTGTGGAGCTGCAAATAGAGGAGGTGTCTGAAGCTGCCCTTGTGGAGCGCATTAGGCTGAGAAAGGTCAAGGCAGCTGTGGACATGTATGATCAACTTGTGCAAGCAG GCACTCCCGTGTCACTGGATCTGACCAATGATCTACTGGATCTGATTTGTCTATACGGAGATCGGGATCCACTACGAGAAGACTCCCCAGAACAGAGAACTGACGAAGTG GGAGAAGAGCAAGATGACTCAAAGCGGAGAAAGGGACGACCACGAAGAGCCTCTGAGCTACTTACAATTGTATGGAG AGAGAATAATAATGCACAGAGGATCTTTAACACCATGCCGGAACGGAACAGTGAGTCGTATGGAGCGCTCATCAGGGGCATGGTGAAG TATGGAGCTTTCTCCAAGGCTtttgacacatacacagacctgCTGAACAACCGACTGTCTg CTGATGTGCACACCTTCAATGCACTGATCATCGCTGCTGCAGAAGTAAAGGACAAATACAGTGATAAATGGGATCTGATCATT gacctaCTGAAGCAGATGGCTCAACAGAAGGTGAAGCCCAACTTGCTGACATTTAACACTGTGCTGAAGGTACTGCGTCGGTGCGGCTCTTTGGCTAAAGCGCAGGCCTTCCCCGTCCTCAACGAGATGAAGGCCCTTGGCATCG GTCCCAGTTTGGCCACCTACGATCATATCCTTGGCATCTTTTATAAAGCTg CCACCTCGGCTCAAGGGCACACTGAGATCCTACAGGAAGTGTTAAATGAGATGTCAGGAAAAAGCTTTACTGCCCAGGACCCAAATGACG TACAATTCTTCCCAAATGCGATGAGAATT TGCCTGGACAATAAGGACATCGAACAGGCTTACAGAGTGCACAGCCTGCTTGAAGTAGGGGACAACTGGCAACTTTTGGGggattcttattaccagagcaTCTACTA TGGGCGGTTCTTTAACCTCCTGTGTATGATGGAGCACATTGATGTGGTGCTAAAGTGGTACAAAGAGTTTATTCCCTCA CTTTATTACCCCAATTCTCAAGCAATGAAAGACTTGCTTCAGGCACTTGACACGGACAACAGATTAGACCTGATTCCTCAGATATGGAAAG ATATCAAACGGATGGGACATGACAATAGGATGGATCTGCTGGAGCAGATCCTTTCCCTCATGGCTCGGGAGAAACAAAGTTCAGAG GTTCAGAATTCATTTGCAGATTGTGCTCTGGACATTAAAAGACTATACATGCAAACTGACCATGTCAGAGTGCCACTCAACTGGTCAACAAACTCCCTTAGTAGCATCACCTCCATCCTGCTGGCAGCAGAAAGGATACAGGAGGCTGG GGAAATGTTGAACATCTTCAAAACCACCAACAGAATTCCATC TGAGGACCTGATGAATGAGTTTTTTGCCTGTATAAAGACACACAATGATGCGCAGAAGGCTATCGAGCTGGTCCAGATCTCTGCGAGTTTTTGCCTGCCTATCACCCCCCATCTTATTGAGAAGGTGCAGCAGGAGTTTGAGCTAACCGATGAGCAAAA AGTGATGTTATCAGATCTGGAGTCTTCCACACTTGACTGA